The sequence CGGTGCAGGCGAGTTATGCGTCGGACAAAACATGTCGGAGAAAAGCACCCCGATCAACCCGACCCCCCCGGTAACGATGGCTCCTGACCGATGGAACGTATTTAAGtgtccttcctctctgtcaGTCCCCTCGTATCTAAATTATCGTTTTCTGGGTTTAGATGATTGCGCTGCCCCCTGCGAACCAAAACGATCCCATGGAGTGATGTACTTCAATGAAGAAGAACAAAAGTTCGCAAGAATATGGATTGGAATATGGTCCGTTTTATGTTGCGCGTCCACGCTGTTTACAGTTTTGACTTATCTAGTGGATATGAAACGATTCAGCTATCCAGAGAGACCCATTATTTTTCTCTCCGGCTGCTACACTATGGTCTCCATAGCTTATATCGCCGGATTTCTTCTTGAGGACAAGGTAGTGTGTAATGAGAAATTTGACAATGACTTTAGGACTGTGGTCCAGGGAACCAAAAAGGAGGGCTGCACCATTCTCTTCATGATGCTGTACTTCTTCAGCATGGCCAGCTCGATTTGGTGGGTGATCCTGGCTCTCACCTGGTTCCTGGCAGCGGGGATGAAGTGGGGACACGAAGCTATCGAGGCCAACTCTCAGTACTTCCACCTCGCCGCGTGGGCAGTGCCAGCCATCAAAACCATCACTATCCTGGCAGTGGGACAGGTCGACGGGGACGTGCTTAGCGGAGTGTGCTTCGTAGGCATCAACAGTGTAGATGCGCTACGCGGCTTTGTGCTGGCGCCCCTGTTCGTCTACCTGTTCATCGGGACATCGTTCCTCCTGGCCGGGTTCGTGTCGCTGTTCCGCATCCGCACCATCATGAAACACGACGGCACCAAGACCGAGAAGCTGGAAAAGCTGATGGTCCGAATAGGCATCTTCAGCGTCCTCTACACGGTTCCAGCCACCATCGTCATCGCATGCTACTTTTATGAGCAGGCCTTCCGGGAGCAGTGGGAGAAAACATGGATCAGTAAGACCTACAGGAGTTATGCTGTGCCACGTCCGTCATTTCACCATTCTGATATGAGCCCAGACTTCACGGTCTTTATGATCAAGTACCTGATGACCCTGATCGTTGGTATTACCTCCGGGTTCTGGATCTGGTCGGGCAAGACGCTCAACTCGTGGAGAAAGTTCTACACAAGACTGGCGAACAGTAAGCACGGCGAAACAACGGTGTGAATGCAGTGTGGGGATTTTGCAGACTAAATTTCAAATGTGTTCTCCCGAACGCTGATGAAAAACTGATGAACAACCATTTGTGGAATTACAAAGAAACTGTCTTTGCTATGTGTATTTTGTAAATATGCGTTTGTGAGATTTTTTGTAagtatatatttgtatttaaaAATCTACTTCAAGTCGATTTAAATCATTCATACTGGATTTTGGACAGCAAGAATGCCGACTTGTCTTTTTTATGTACACAACTAAGCTCTGAGGATATTGGGGAGGACCTTTGGCATTTCTGGAGGGAACATACTATCTGCCTTTTATCACAAGTCTGCATAATGAA comes from Sardina pilchardus chromosome 6, fSarPil1.1, whole genome shotgun sequence and encodes:
- the fzd1 gene encoding frizzled-1 gives rise to the protein MAVHNVPIMDYSQVSGKVFTMFLLLFVGILGVAGQYGDRGLSVPEHGFCQPISIPLCTDIAYNETIMPNLLGHTNQEDAGLEVHQFYPLVKVQCSPDLKFFLCSMYAPVCTVLDQALPPCRSLCERARQGCEALMNKFGFQWPDSLACEKFPVHGAGELCVGQNMSEKSTPINPTPPVTMAPDRWNVFKCPSSLSVPSYLNYRFLGLDDCAAPCEPKRSHGVMYFNEEEQKFARIWIGIWSVLCCASTLFTVLTYLVDMKRFSYPERPIIFLSGCYTMVSIAYIAGFLLEDKVVCNEKFDNDFRTVVQGTKKEGCTILFMMLYFFSMASSIWWVILALTWFLAAGMKWGHEAIEANSQYFHLAAWAVPAIKTITILAVGQVDGDVLSGVCFVGINSVDALRGFVLAPLFVYLFIGTSFLLAGFVSLFRIRTIMKHDGTKTEKLEKLMVRIGIFSVLYTVPATIVIACYFYEQAFREQWEKTWISKTYRSYAVPRPSFHHSDMSPDFTVFMIKYLMTLIVGITSGFWIWSGKTLNSWRKFYTRLANSKHGETTV